From the genome of Epinephelus lanceolatus isolate andai-2023 chromosome 23, ASM4190304v1, whole genome shotgun sequence, one region includes:
- the LOC117249021 gene encoding tetraspanin-8-like — translation MQRSAVVVVADKTSLKRPFIFANAVHMALCFFMLTMTVAWHRDLLQTGKLVSTVSVVIMYVVEISCLLLSVLGVVGACKGKRWCLILYATGMAAASQTIIVRTALSYQDVYEKRVAREESKLLAMMPLSTTSKANRTLLYSIQQEFECCGLIEGYKDWGSSIPASCNCHYPGKCIRLRGSATLGAPKNQYVYQEPCLPIYVSELKLAFSLAMAVQFGSGVFWVVLLVMSIKLMGQIKRKQEFMALLQSNRYVPGAF, via the exons ATGCAGCGGAGCGCAGTGGTCGTGGTGGCGGATAAAACGAGCCTGAAGAGGCCGTTTATTTTTGCAAACGCTGTGCATATG GCACTGTGCTTCTTCATGTTGACGATGACAGTCGCTTGGCACAGAGACCTCCTACAAACTGGCAAA CTGGTGTCCACTGTTTCTGTAGTGATAATGTACGTGGTGGAGatcagctgcctgctgctctcaGTGCTCGGTGTGGTTGGAGCCTGTAAAGGAAAGAGATGGTGTTTGattctg TATGCAACTGGGATGGCGGCAGCCAGTCAAACGATAATCGTTAGAACGGCACTAAGTTACCAAGATGTTTATGAG AAACGTGTGGCGCGTGAGGAGTCCAAGTTGCTCGCCATGATGCCCCTCAGTACAACCAGCAAAGCCAACAGGACCCTGCTGTATAGTATTCAACAGGAA TTCGAGTGCTGTGGTCTCATTGAAGGCTACAAAGACTGGGGCTCTTCCATCCCCGCCTCCTGTAACTGTCACTATCCAGGGAAATGC ATTCGACTACGGGGCAGCGCCACACTCGGAGCTCCGAAGAACCAGTATGTTTATCAAGAG CCTTGCCTACCAATTTATGTCTCTGAACTGAAGCTTGCGTTCTCACTGGCGATGGCTGTACAGTTTGGAAGTGGAGTGTTTTGG GTGGTTCTGCTCGTCATGAGCATCAAGCTGATGGGCCAGATAAAAAGGAAACAGGAGTTCATGGCTCTTCTCCAATCCAACAGATACGTTCCCGGTGCCTTCTAG
- the LOC117249237 gene encoding ras-related protein Rab-19-like, which produces MQAPGPEHDDSFDFLFKIILIGDSNVGKTCVVQNFKSGIFSERQQNTIGVDFTVRTVDIEGKKVKMQVWDTAGQERFRTITQSYYRSAHGAIIAYDITRHPTFDSVTHWIKEVELYGASNVVLVLIGNKCDLEQERQVLFEEACNLAKEKDILAALETSAKESQNVEEAFLMMAKELLSRNGLNVQPGDSDSSNTPRILLRSNSRPVNGAVAAYTPPEKKCC; this is translated from the exons ATGCAGGCCCCAGGACCTGAGCATGATGACTCTTTTGATTTCCTGTTCAAGATCATCCTGATCGGGGACTCAAACGTGGGGAAGACCTGCGTGGTTCAGAATTTCAAGTCAGGGATTTTCTCAGAGAGGCAGCAGAACACCATCGGGGTGGACTTCACTGTGCGGACGGTGGATATCGAGGGGAAGAAAGTTAAG ATGCAGGTGTGGGACACGGCAGGTCAGGAGAGGTTTCGCACGATCACCCAGAGCTACTATCGCAGCGCTCACGGTGCCATCATCGCCTATGACATCACGCGACACCCAACCTTTGACTCTGTGACTCACTGGATCAAAGAGGTGGAGCTCTACGGAGCGAGCAATGTAGTGCTGGTTCTTATAG GTAACAAATGTGACCTGGAGCAGGAACGTCAGGTTCTGTTCGAGGAAGCCTGCAATCTGGCAAAGGAGAAAGACATACTAGCTGCTCTAGAAACATCTGCAAAG GAGAGTCAGAATGTAGAAGAAGCCTTCCTCATGATGGCCAAAGAGCTGCTGTCTCGTAACGGCCTCAATGTCCAGCCGGGGGACtctgacagcagcaacacaccTCGAATTCTCCTTCGGTCCAACTCTCGGCCAGTTAACGGTGCGGTAGCTGCCTACACACCACCAGAGAAGAAATGTTGCTGA